The following are encoded together in the Streptomyces sp. NBC_00341 genome:
- a CDS encoding heme-copper oxidase subunit III — protein sequence MSVVATATTVETGHAHPSVNRPNLTSVGTIIWLSSELMFFAALFAMYFTLRSVTGPVHWKEMASSLNVPFSATNTTILVLSSLTCQLGVFAAERGDVKKLRAWFVITFVMGAIFIGGQIFEYTELVKKDGLSLSSDPYGSVFYLTTGFHGLHVTGGLIAFLFVLGRTYAAKRFTHEQATAAIVVSYYWHFVDVVWIGLFATIYLIK from the coding sequence ATGTCGGTCGTGGCGACAGCAACGACAGTAGAAACCGGGCACGCGCACCCGTCGGTCAATCGGCCGAACCTCACCAGCGTCGGAACCATCATCTGGTTGAGTTCCGAGCTGATGTTCTTCGCGGCCCTCTTCGCGATGTACTTCACCCTGCGATCGGTGACCGGACCAGTTCACTGGAAGGAAATGGCGTCGTCCCTGAACGTTCCGTTCTCGGCGACGAACACCACCATCCTGGTGCTCTCATCACTCACCTGCCAGCTCGGCGTCTTCGCCGCGGAGCGGGGCGATGTGAAGAAGCTCCGCGCCTGGTTCGTGATCACGTTCGTGATGGGTGCGATCTTCATCGGAGGCCAGATCTTCGAGTACACCGAGCTGGTGAAGAAGGACGGCCTCTCGCTGTCCTCGGATCCGTACGGCTCGGTGTTCTACCTGACCACTGGCTTCCATGGTCTGCATGTGACAGGCGGTCTCATCGCCTTCCTGTTCGTTCTGGGCAGGACATACGCAGCCAAGAGGTTCACCCATGAACAGGCGACCGCTGCCATCGTCGTGTCCTATTACTGGCACTTCGTCGATGTTGTGTGGATCGGCCTCTTTGCCACGATCTACTTGATCAAGTAA
- a CDS encoding Ig-like domain-containing protein: protein MNHTPRIRPVVSCTLLVVTLVAGMTACGESDSHPLAAKPYDAADEISSNTPDGGEKVDPDKPLEVSVDGDDGRITDVTAVDGEGRHLAGELDADGHRWHSTAPLAAGTRYTVKVSMENDEGAPGSRTLSFGTAAAKRFLKVTFGPQTGTYGVGQPVTAQLSAPVADKAARATVERALRVRSTPAVTGSWYWVDDKTLHYRPEDYWPAKASIEVSSDLTGIKVANALYGAPTKALKITTGDRIEAITDASEHSMTVKRNGEVINTIPVTTGKPGFSTRNGVKVVLGKEYYVRMRGETIGIAEGSSDSYDLPVYYATRVTWSGEYVHAAPWSTGSQGVANVSHGCTGMSTSEAEWFYNTVREGDIVKVVGSEGETMTPFDNGYGDWNLSWAKWQKGSALQNDTPDRVDPVQAARLRPEV, encoded by the coding sequence ATGAACCACACGCCGCGCATCCGTCCCGTAGTGAGCTGCACTCTGCTGGTCGTGACCCTGGTCGCAGGGATGACCGCCTGTGGGGAGTCCGACAGCCATCCGCTGGCGGCCAAGCCGTACGACGCCGCCGACGAGATCTCCTCCAACACGCCCGACGGCGGTGAGAAGGTCGACCCGGACAAGCCCCTGGAAGTCAGCGTGGACGGCGACGACGGCCGGATCACCGATGTGACGGCCGTGGACGGCGAGGGACGCCATCTGGCGGGCGAACTCGACGCCGACGGACACCGCTGGCACTCCACCGCCCCGCTCGCCGCGGGCACGCGGTACACCGTCAAGGTCAGCATGGAGAACGACGAAGGCGCCCCAGGCAGCCGCACGCTGTCTTTCGGCACCGCCGCCGCCAAGAGGTTCCTGAAGGTCACCTTCGGCCCTCAGACGGGCACCTACGGCGTCGGACAGCCCGTTACGGCGCAACTCAGCGCCCCGGTCGCCGACAAGGCCGCCCGTGCCACCGTCGAACGCGCGCTGAGGGTGCGCTCCACGCCCGCCGTGACCGGCTCCTGGTACTGGGTCGACGACAAGACGCTGCACTACCGGCCCGAGGACTACTGGCCGGCCAAGGCCTCCATCGAGGTCAGCAGCGATCTGACCGGCATCAAGGTGGCCAACGCGCTGTACGGGGCGCCCACGAAAGCGTTGAAGATCACTACCGGCGACCGGATCGAGGCCATCACCGACGCCTCGGAGCACTCCATGACGGTCAAGCGCAACGGAGAAGTGATCAACACCATCCCGGTGACCACGGGAAAGCCCGGCTTCTCCACCCGCAACGGCGTCAAGGTCGTGCTGGGCAAGGAGTACTACGTACGTATGCGCGGGGAGACCATCGGCATCGCCGAGGGTTCGAGTGACTCGTACGATCTGCCGGTCTACTACGCGACCCGGGTCACCTGGAGCGGCGAGTACGTGCACGCGGCCCCCTGGTCCACCGGCTCGCAGGGCGTCGCGAACGTCAGCCACGGCTGCACCGGGATGAGCACCAGCGAGGCGGAGTGGTTCTACAACACCGTGCGCGAGGGCGACATCGTCAAGGTCGTCGGCAGCGAGGGCGAGACCATGACGCCGTTCGACAACGGCTACGGCGACTGGAACCTGTCCTGGGCGAAATGGCAGAAGGGCAGCGCACTGCAGAACGACACGCCCGACCGGGTCGACCCGGTTCAGGCGGCACGCCTGCGCCCCGAGGTCTGA
- a CDS encoding ubiquinol-cytochrome c reductase iron-sulfur subunit: MSSQEIPEENLPAEQVPAHGAVEGADDPFADPGLPAHQPRIQDIDERAADRSERVVAFLFTLSMLATVGFIASYVIFPVDQIVYIFPFGHVSALNFSLGLTLGVALFAIGAGAVHWARTLMSDVEVPAERHPIAAEPEVRAKVLADFAAGAEESVLGRRKLIRNTMFGALALVPLAGVVLLRDLGPLPEKKLRSTLWAKGKQLVNMNTNQPLRPEDVAVGSLTFAMPEGLEEDAHDFQTQIAKAALMIIRIEPSNIKDKREREWAHEGIVAFSKICTHVGCPISLYEQQTHHVLCPCHQSTFDLSDGARVIFGPAGHALPQLRIGVNSEGNLEALGDFEEPVGPAFWERG, translated from the coding sequence ATGAGTAGCCAAGAGATTCCAGAAGAGAACCTGCCCGCAGAGCAGGTCCCCGCGCACGGCGCGGTAGAGGGCGCGGACGATCCGTTCGCGGACCCGGGGCTGCCGGCCCACCAGCCGCGCATCCAGGACATCGACGAACGGGCCGCAGACCGGTCCGAGCGCGTGGTCGCGTTCTTGTTCACGCTGTCCATGCTGGCGACGGTCGGCTTCATCGCCTCCTACGTCATCTTCCCGGTCGACCAGATCGTCTACATCTTCCCGTTCGGTCATGTGAGCGCGCTCAACTTCTCCCTGGGTCTGACCCTGGGCGTGGCGCTCTTCGCGATCGGCGCGGGAGCCGTCCACTGGGCGCGCACCCTGATGTCGGACGTGGAGGTCCCGGCAGAGCGGCACCCGATCGCGGCCGAGCCCGAGGTCAGGGCGAAGGTCCTGGCGGACTTCGCGGCCGGTGCCGAGGAGTCCGTGCTCGGCCGGCGCAAGCTGATCCGGAACACCATGTTCGGTGCGCTGGCCCTGGTGCCGCTCGCCGGTGTGGTGCTGCTGCGCGACCTCGGTCCGCTGCCGGAGAAGAAGCTCCGCTCGACGCTGTGGGCCAAGGGCAAGCAGCTCGTCAACATGAACACGAACCAGCCGCTCCGTCCCGAGGACGTCGCGGTGGGTTCGCTCACCTTCGCCATGCCCGAGGGCCTGGAGGAGGACGCACACGACTTCCAGACGCAGATCGCCAAGGCTGCGCTGATGATCATTCGCATCGAGCCGTCCAACATCAAGGACAAGCGCGAGCGCGAGTGGGCCCACGAGGGCATCGTGGCCTTCTCGAAGATCTGCACCCACGTCGGCTGCCCGATCAGCCTGTACGAGCAGCAGACGCACCACGTGCTCTGCCCGTGCCACCAGTCAACCTTCGACCTCTCCGACGGCGCCCGCGTCATCTTCGGTCCGGCCGGTCACGCCCTTCCGCAGCTGCGGATCGGCGTGAACAGCGAGGGCAACCTCGAGGCGCTCGGTGACTTCGAAGAGCCCGTCGGTCCTGCATTCTGGGAGCGCGGATGA
- a CDS encoding c-type cytochrome — translation MKKLSARRRHPLAAVVVLLLALAATGGLYAAFAPASKAQADETAQSLAIDEGKKLYSVGCASCHGTGGEGTTDGPQLVGVGSAAVDFQVGTGRMPAQQPGAQVPKKKVIYNQAEIDQLAAYVASLGAGPIVPTKSQVSPEGADVAKGGDLFRTNCAQCHNFTGEGGALTKGKSAPSLEGVDPKHMYEAMQTGPQSMPSFPDTTMPNQQKKDIIAYVQTVNSAQAESPGGLKLGGLGPVSEGLFGWIFGLGALIAVAIWVAAHTAKAKKS, via the coding sequence GTGAAAAAGCTCTCCGCACGACGACGCCATCCGTTGGCGGCGGTCGTCGTACTACTCCTCGCGCTGGCGGCTACCGGGGGGCTGTACGCCGCGTTTGCGCCCGCGAGTAAGGCGCAGGCCGACGAAACCGCCCAGTCCCTCGCCATCGACGAGGGCAAGAAGCTGTACTCCGTCGGTTGCGCCAGCTGCCACGGAACCGGCGGTGAAGGAACCACCGACGGGCCCCAGCTTGTCGGCGTGGGCTCCGCCGCCGTGGACTTCCAGGTCGGTACCGGCCGTATGCCCGCGCAGCAGCCGGGTGCCCAGGTACCGAAGAAGAAGGTCATCTACAACCAGGCCGAGATCGACCAGCTCGCGGCGTACGTCGCGTCGCTCGGCGCCGGCCCGATCGTCCCGACCAAGAGCCAGGTCAGCCCTGAGGGCGCGGACGTGGCCAAGGGCGGCGACCTGTTCCGTACCAACTGCGCTCAGTGCCACAACTTCACCGGCGAGGGCGGTGCCCTGACGAAGGGCAAGTCCGCTCCCAGCCTTGAGGGCGTGGACCCGAAGCACATGTACGAGGCCATGCAGACCGGTCCTCAGAGCATGCCGTCCTTCCCGGACACGACGATGCCCAATCAGCAGAAGAAGGACATCATCGCGTACGTCCAGACCGTGAACAGCGCGCAGGCCGAGAGCCCCGGTGGCCTCAAGCTGGGCGGCCTCGGTCCGGTCAGCGAGGGTCTGTTCGGCTGGATCTTCGGGCTCGGCGCACTGATCGCAGTTGCCATCTGGGTCGCGGCCCACACCGCTAAGGCCAAGAAGTCATGA
- a CDS encoding ubiquinol-cytochrome c reductase cytochrome b subunit → MSTATDTKRKAPAGEKMADWADGRLGIYSLAKANMRKIFPDHWSFMLGEICLYSFIIIILTGVYLTLFFHPSMAETVYHGPYEPMQGIRMSEAYASTLNISFDVRGGLLVRQIHHWAALIFLAGMFVHMMRVFFTGAFRKPREINWLFGFLLFVLGMFTGFTGYSLPDDLLSGTGVRFTQGAILSMPIVGTYISMFLFGGEFPGGDFVARFYSVHILLLPGIMLGLLVAHLILVFYHKHTQFAGPGRTNKNVVGMPLLPVYMAKAGGFFFLVFGVIAVIAGIASINPIWAIGPYRPDQVSTGAQPDWYMGFAEGLVRVMPGWEINLWGHTLVLGVLIPLVLFGLILGAIAMYPFIESWVTGDKREHHILDRPRNAPTRTAFGVAWITVYFIGLVGGGNDLWATHFHLSLNSISWFVRIFFFVGPVLAFIATKRICLGLQRRDKEKVLHGRESGLIKRLPHGEFVEVHEPLSQGQLHTLTAHEQYAPVELGPLVDENGVKRKVSPIEKTRAKLSKSFYGENSQIAKASPEEYKEITEGHGHH, encoded by the coding sequence ATGAGTACTGCGACCGATACGAAGCGCAAGGCGCCCGCCGGTGAGAAGATGGCCGACTGGGCGGACGGCCGGCTCGGGATCTACTCCCTGGCCAAGGCCAACATGCGCAAGATCTTCCCGGACCACTGGTCCTTCATGCTCGGTGAGATCTGCCTCTACAGCTTCATCATCATCATCCTCACGGGTGTGTATCTGACGCTGTTCTTCCACCCGAGCATGGCCGAGACCGTCTACCACGGCCCGTACGAGCCCATGCAGGGCATCCGGATGTCGGAGGCCTACGCCTCGACGCTGAACATCAGCTTCGACGTCCGCGGTGGTCTGCTGGTCCGGCAGATCCACCACTGGGCCGCGCTGATCTTCCTGGCCGGCATGTTCGTGCACATGATGCGCGTGTTCTTCACGGGCGCGTTCCGCAAGCCGCGCGAGATCAACTGGCTGTTCGGCTTCCTGCTGTTCGTGCTCGGCATGTTCACCGGATTCACCGGCTACTCGCTCCCGGACGACCTGCTCTCGGGTACGGGTGTCCGCTTCACCCAGGGCGCGATCCTGTCGATGCCGATCGTCGGCACCTACATCTCGATGTTCCTGTTCGGCGGGGAGTTCCCGGGCGGCGACTTCGTCGCGCGGTTCTACTCGGTGCACATCCTGCTGCTGCCGGGCATCATGCTCGGGCTTCTGGTGGCCCACCTCATCCTGGTCTTCTACCACAAGCACACGCAGTTCGCGGGTCCCGGCCGGACCAACAAGAACGTCGTGGGCATGCCGCTGCTGCCGGTGTACATGGCCAAGGCCGGAGGCTTCTTCTTCCTGGTCTTCGGTGTCATCGCCGTCATCGCGGGCATCGCCTCGATCAACCCGATCTGGGCCATCGGCCCGTACCGCCCGGACCAGGTGTCCACCGGCGCCCAGCCCGACTGGTACATGGGCTTCGCCGAGGGTCTGGTCCGAGTGATGCCTGGCTGGGAGATCAACCTCTGGGGTCATACGCTCGTCCTGGGCGTGCTCATCCCACTGGTGCTCTTCGGGCTCATCCTGGGCGCGATCGCGATGTACCCGTTCATCGAGTCCTGGGTCACCGGGGACAAGCGCGAGCACCACATCCTGGACCGCCCGCGCAACGCCCCGACCCGTACGGCCTTCGGCGTCGCGTGGATCACGGTGTACTTCATCGGCCTGGTGGGCGGCGGTAACGACCTCTGGGCGACGCACTTCCACCTGTCGCTGAACTCCATCTCGTGGTTCGTCCGGATCTTCTTCTTCGTCGGACCGGTCCTCGCGTTCATCGCCACCAAGCGGATCTGTCTCGGCCTTCAGCGCCGGGACAAGGAGAAGGTGCTGCACGGGCGCGAGTCCGGGCTCATCAAGCGCCTGCCGCACGGTGAGTTCGTCGAGGTCCACGAGCCGCTGTCGCAGGGTCAGCTGCACACCCTCACCGCGCACGAGCAGTACGCGCCGGTCGAACTCGGCCCGCTGGTCGACGAGAACGGCGTCAAGCGCAAGGTGTCGCCGATCGAGAAGACGCGGGCCAAGCTCAGCAAGAGCTTCTACGGCGAGAACAGCCAGATCGCCAAGGCGTCCCCCGAGGAGTACAAGGAGATCACGGAGGGCCACGGCCACCACTGA
- a CDS encoding cytochrome c oxidase subunit 4, protein MKIQGKLFIWLAVFILAMAITYGVWSKEPAGTTALVLAFGLSVMIGFYLAFTARRVDALAQDDKEADVADEAGDVGFFSPHSWQPLSLAVGGALAFMGVIFGWWLLYFSLPVIMVGLFGWVFEYYRGENRTQ, encoded by the coding sequence GTGAAGATCCAGGGCAAGCTGTTCATCTGGCTGGCGGTCTTCATCCTCGCCATGGCCATCACGTACGGCGTGTGGTCCAAGGAGCCGGCCGGAACCACCGCGCTCGTCCTGGCCTTCGGCCTGAGCGTCATGATCGGCTTCTACCTGGCCTTCACGGCCCGGCGGGTCGACGCGCTCGCGCAGGACGACAAGGAAGCCGACGTGGCGGACGAGGCCGGCGACGTGGGGTTCTTCTCCCCGCACAGCTGGCAGCCGCTCTCGCTGGCGGTCGGCGGCGCACTCGCCTTCATGGGAGTCATCTTCGGCTGGTGGCTGCTCTACTTCTCGCTCCCGGTGATCATGGTCGGTCTGTTCGGCTGGGTCTTCGAGTACTACCGCGGCGAGAACCGCACCCAGTGA